A single Arachnia propionica DNA region contains:
- a CDS encoding ATP-binding cassette domain-containing protein yields the protein MPEPGDVLTEPDDVTGLRPQGADDGVLVEVRDLSVHYLGRQEWILRHVSFDQLVGKVTAVIGPSGCGKTTLVRALCGLVPHCLASEYSGSLQLAGTEIADASVQLISGHIAYVGQNPDAAVVTRTVHDDVAFPLQNLCLPRDEIASRVVEALRSVGLLDRIWDDPWTLSGGQRQRLAVAVALAMHPRLLVLDEPTSTIDPTGQRDFYTLVAGLVADGMGVVVIDHDLDPALPIVDQVLALDADGRTIACGPPDEVFSRHRDELADAGMWLPRALRAGTDPGPVPQLTDFCAPGAVRSFERGPEGWHETPVINTTDDRAADEEPHVDVAGLSVPGRSPEVTMRLGGGEFVALIGPNGAGKSSLLSALAGLVGSTATHATVCGQPVRRGRHPVGYVFQNPEHQFVASTIEAELSVGGTPAARVDELLEQFHLTRHRGHHPLTLSGGQGRRLTVATMVSEGRDVVVLDEPTYGQDWDNTCELMAFIDELRAQGRTVIMATHHLELALDHCTHLLALPLRDETGEPAVPVEAGIPERPCRRRGLFTGMNPLTMFLALIPAMVGIFVLRNLALNLTIMALASVLIAAARATLRRTIGSVVGIWAIAALMVWAFLGLKGAAVEARFFERGDALTAGTGIAALIALVLLSGISADPDSLMRTLTGTFRLPYRVGSAGIAAIAFVTRFRQDFVILRTARALRGIGRRWGVLAPVVRWLSSVVPLMILAIQHAERVALSMDSRAFGAHPRRTELLDVPWRMRDAVVVVAVWSVTAGLWWWLG from the coding sequence ATGCCTGAGCCCGGAGACGTTCTCACAGAGCCGGACGATGTGACCGGCCTCCGGCCGCAGGGTGCTGACGACGGTGTCCTGGTTGAGGTGCGGGACCTCTCCGTGCACTACCTCGGAAGGCAGGAGTGGATCCTCCGGCACGTCAGCTTCGACCAGCTGGTGGGGAAGGTCACCGCCGTGATCGGCCCGTCGGGCTGCGGCAAGACCACCCTGGTGCGTGCGTTGTGCGGACTCGTGCCTCACTGCCTGGCCTCCGAGTACTCCGGCAGCCTTCAATTGGCGGGCACCGAGATCGCCGACGCCTCCGTCCAGCTCATCTCCGGCCACATCGCCTATGTCGGGCAGAATCCCGACGCCGCAGTGGTCACCCGCACCGTCCACGACGACGTCGCCTTCCCGCTGCAGAACCTGTGCCTCCCCCGCGACGAGATCGCCTCGCGGGTGGTGGAGGCTCTGCGCAGCGTCGGACTCCTGGATCGGATCTGGGACGATCCCTGGACGCTGTCTGGTGGGCAGCGGCAACGCCTCGCGGTGGCCGTCGCCCTCGCCATGCACCCCAGGCTGCTGGTCCTCGACGAGCCCACCAGCACCATCGATCCCACCGGCCAGCGTGACTTCTACACGCTGGTTGCCGGACTCGTCGCCGACGGCATGGGGGTCGTCGTCATCGACCATGACCTTGATCCGGCGCTGCCCATCGTCGACCAGGTCCTGGCGCTCGACGCCGATGGTCGCACCATAGCCTGCGGACCACCGGATGAGGTCTTTAGCCGACACCGTGACGAGTTGGCCGATGCCGGGATGTGGCTGCCGCGAGCCCTGCGCGCCGGGACCGACCCTGGGCCGGTCCCGCAGCTCACCGACTTCTGCGCCCCCGGTGCGGTGCGCAGCTTCGAGCGTGGTCCCGAAGGGTGGCATGAGACTCCGGTCATCAACACCACCGACGACCGGGCCGCAGATGAGGAGCCCCACGTCGACGTGGCCGGCCTGAGCGTCCCGGGGCGATCCCCCGAGGTGACGATGAGGCTTGGCGGTGGTGAGTTCGTCGCCCTGATCGGACCCAACGGTGCCGGAAAGTCGTCGCTGCTGTCCGCGCTGGCCGGGCTGGTGGGCTCCACCGCCACCCATGCCACGGTGTGCGGGCAGCCCGTCAGGCGTGGCCGGCATCCCGTGGGGTACGTGTTCCAGAATCCCGAACACCAGTTCGTCGCATCCACCATCGAGGCTGAGCTGTCTGTCGGCGGCACGCCGGCTGCGCGAGTCGATGAGCTGCTGGAGCAGTTCCACCTGACACGGCACCGCGGGCACCATCCCCTCACCCTGTCCGGCGGACAGGGTCGTCGCCTCACCGTCGCCACCATGGTCAGTGAGGGACGTGACGTCGTGGTCCTGGACGAGCCCACCTATGGGCAGGACTGGGACAACACCTGCGAGCTGATGGCCTTCATCGACGAGCTGCGCGCCCAGGGTCGGACCGTCATCATGGCCACCCATCATCTGGAGCTGGCCCTCGACCACTGCACCCACCTGCTGGCCCTGCCCCTGAGGGATGAGACCGGCGAACCCGCCGTCCCCGTCGAGGCCGGGATCCCGGAACGTCCCTGCAGACGTCGCGGTCTGTTCACGGGGATGAACCCCCTGACGATGTTCCTGGCGCTGATCCCCGCCATGGTGGGGATCTTCGTCCTCAGAAACCTGGCCCTGAACCTCACCATCATGGCGCTGGCAAGCGTGCTCATCGCCGCAGCCCGCGCCACGCTGCGCCGCACCATCGGGTCGGTGGTCGGCATCTGGGCCATCGCCGCCCTGATGGTCTGGGCGTTCTTGGGTCTGAAGGGGGCTGCCGTCGAGGCGCGCTTCTTCGAACGGGGTGACGCCCTCACCGCGGGCACCGGGATCGCGGCGCTGATCGCTCTGGTGCTGCTGTCCGGGATCAGCGCCGACCCGGACAGCCTGATGCGCACCCTGACCGGCACATTCCGCCTGCCCTACCGCGTCGGCTCAGCGGGGATCGCGGCCATCGCCTTCGTCACCCGCTTCCGTCAGGACTTTGTGATCCTGCGCACCGCCCGCGCTCTCCGGGGCATCGGACGCCGCTGGGGAGTGCTGGCGCCCGTCGTGCGCTGGTTGTCCTCGGTGGTGCCGCTGATGATCCTCGCGATCCAGCACGCCGAACGAGTGGCACTGTCCATGGACTCGCGGGCCTTCGGAGCCCACCCGAGACGAACGGAGCTGCTCGATGTGCCGTGGCGGATGCGTGACGCGGTGGTCGTCGTGGCCGTGTGGTCGGTGACTGCCGGCCTGTGGTGGTGGCTCGGATGA
- a CDS encoding ABC transporter ATP-binding protein has protein sequence MIEFHDVTFTYGEESSQGLEGVSLHVRQGETVVLCGESGCGKSTVTRLINGLIPHFYEGSLEGEVLLDGRRVRDMRLYELSERVGSVFQNPRTQFYNVESTAELAFGCENLGIPPEEIRRRIAQTAERLALENLLDRSLFTMSGGEKQRIACGSVDTTQPDVMVLDEPSSDLDLFAIRDLARVVQRWRDDGKTLVIAEHRIFYLLDLADRFIYIRDGRIEQEFTPAELRELTSEALAELGLRAPEPWKLKPSEPQGESTENVRIREFECVTAGRRRLSIPELTLPRGEIIAVLGRNGAGKTTFARNLCALEKHGRGVFEIGGVSYNARKRRELVYMVMQDVNHQLFTEDVISELLLSMGDSESEDSREQAKEILQSLDLDGKVDRHPMSLSGGEKQRLAIGSAIAADREVLILDEPTSGLDYRRMTEVADALRAMRANGKTVFVITHDIELVLRCCDHAIYLEAGEVTHSSRMDEDGVEHLREFFQ, from the coding sequence ATGATTGAGTTCCACGATGTGACTTTCACCTACGGTGAGGAGAGCTCCCAGGGTCTGGAGGGCGTCTCACTGCATGTGCGCCAGGGCGAGACTGTGGTCCTCTGTGGCGAGTCGGGGTGCGGAAAAAGCACGGTGACACGACTCATCAACGGGCTGATCCCGCATTTCTATGAGGGAAGCCTGGAAGGCGAGGTCCTGCTGGATGGCAGACGAGTCAGGGACATGCGACTGTATGAGCTCTCAGAGCGGGTCGGTTCAGTGTTCCAGAATCCCAGGACCCAGTTCTACAACGTGGAATCCACCGCTGAGCTTGCCTTCGGCTGCGAGAACCTGGGCATCCCGCCAGAGGAGATCAGACGAAGGATTGCGCAGACTGCTGAGCGCCTCGCCCTGGAGAACCTCCTCGACCGCAGCCTTTTCACCATGTCCGGTGGGGAGAAGCAGCGGATTGCCTGCGGCTCGGTGGACACCACCCAGCCGGATGTCATGGTCCTAGACGAACCGTCGTCGGACTTGGACCTGTTCGCGATCCGTGATCTTGCCCGCGTCGTGCAGCGTTGGCGTGACGACGGCAAGACTCTCGTGATCGCAGAGCACCGGATCTTCTACCTGCTGGACCTCGCAGACCGGTTCATCTACATCAGGGACGGCAGGATTGAGCAAGAGTTCACCCCCGCTGAACTCCGTGAGCTCACGTCGGAGGCCCTGGCTGAGCTCGGCCTCAGAGCCCCGGAGCCCTGGAAGCTGAAGCCTTCTGAACCCCAGGGTGAGAGCACCGAGAACGTGCGGATCAGAGAGTTCGAATGCGTCACCGCAGGGCGGCGAAGACTGTCGATCCCAGAGCTGACCCTGCCGCGCGGAGAGATCATCGCAGTGCTTGGCAGGAACGGTGCGGGAAAGACCACGTTCGCCCGGAACCTCTGCGCCCTGGAGAAACACGGTAGGGGGGTGTTCGAGATCGGCGGGGTCTCCTACAACGCGCGGAAGCGCCGGGAGCTGGTCTACATGGTCATGCAGGACGTGAACCATCAGCTCTTCACTGAGGACGTGATCAGTGAGCTGCTGCTGAGCATGGGTGACTCCGAATCTGAGGACAGCCGGGAACAGGCCAAGGAGATCCTCCAGTCACTCGACCTCGACGGCAAGGTGGATCGGCATCCCATGTCCCTCTCCGGGGGTGAGAAGCAGCGGCTGGCGATCGGAAGCGCGATAGCAGCCGACAGGGAAGTCCTGATTCTCGACGAACCCACGAGCGGCCTCGATTACCGACGGATGACAGAAGTCGCTGATGCTCTGCGCGCAATGCGTGCGAACGGCAAAACCGTGTTCGTCATCACGCATGACATCGAGCTTGTGCTCAGGTGCTGTGATCACGCCATCTACCTTGAGGCTGGGGAGGTCACGCACAGCTCACGCATGGATGAGGACGGGGTGGAGCACCTGAGGGAGTTCTTCCAGTGA
- a CDS encoding ECF transporter S component, whose amino-acid sequence MTEPSTTEGATTVRSSSRKGLTDSVLGTRNLMMTAALAVVSLILVIPLNYVGGPLMATPGGIMIGCVTMGLWVIPYLLPAVVVRRPGAVMIAALIIGVISIFTTPYGPSAIVGNLLGGLFIEAPLAIMLYRKWNWWSYLICAAVFGLLNGFLYASVLSTLGSADLIPVGLVISVVSALAGGGICILLTRLLHRAGIAIDHDA is encoded by the coding sequence ATGACTGAGCCCTCCACGACAGAAGGTGCAACCACTGTCCGCTCCTCCTCACGCAAGGGGCTGACCGACTCGGTGCTCGGCACCCGGAACCTCATGATGACCGCGGCGCTGGCCGTCGTCTCCCTGATCCTGGTGATCCCCCTCAACTACGTCGGTGGGCCACTGATGGCCACACCCGGCGGAATCATGATCGGGTGCGTCACCATGGGGCTCTGGGTGATCCCCTACCTACTGCCCGCAGTGGTGGTCAGACGTCCAGGAGCAGTTATGATCGCGGCCCTGATCATAGGCGTCATTTCCATCTTCACCACGCCCTACGGGCCCTCGGCCATCGTGGGGAATCTCCTGGGCGGCCTCTTCATTGAGGCCCCCCTGGCCATCATGCTCTACCGCAAGTGGAACTGGTGGTCCTATTTGATCTGCGCAGCGGTCTTCGGGCTGCTGAACGGATTCCTGTACGCCTCAGTCCTCTCGACGTTGGGAAGCGCAGACCTGATACCCGTCGGGCTCGTGATCTCCGTGGTCTCCGCGCTCGCAGGGGGCGGGATCTGCATCCTGTTGACACGGCTGCTCCACCGGGCCGGCATCGCCATCGACCACGATGCCTGA